From the Amia ocellicauda isolate fAmiCal2 chromosome 12, fAmiCal2.hap1, whole genome shotgun sequence genome, the window TCCCACAGTGACCCCCCTAGTGGCGGCTGCAACGCTGACCGCCTGGACCCCCACAACCGCAGAGAGGGCGGCTGTCATGGcaccaccaacaccaacaacaacaacaatactaatGATGAGAAGAAAGACAGGAGTGACAGCCACTGCGAGAGTGGGGTGGAgctggaggagagagggagtgagctGGAGGAGAGCAGGGAGGAGCCGGACTTGTCCCAGCCTCAGCCCcaaccccagccccagccctctctctcccagtctGAGGAGAGCATCTCGCCCACGACTGCAAGTGAGCCTGAGACTCTGCAGGATCAGgtcacacactgccctgcagaTAAGGATAAAGACATGGACAGAGAGGGGTTGGACAGAGACGAGGACACTAAGCTCAGTGATGGGCGCGGCGAGGAAGACGGGGGCTCCCTGCTCGAACCGGAACTGGAGCAGCTGCGGCGGCGCTGCGACTCCCTGGACTCTGAGAGGCGGGTGCAGGAGGGCCGGGCCAGGGAGGCGGAGGAGCGGCTGCAGTCCCTGCAGAGCCTCCTGAGCGCCCAGACCCAACAGCTCACTCTGGCCTTCGACAGCCAGGCCCTCAATATAGAGGCATTGCTGGAGGACCTGCAGACCCGGGACAGTGCGCTCCACAGGCTGGGCGAGGAGCTGCAGGGCTGCAGGGCAGAACTGAGTCGGCTGGTGGCAGAGAACGAGCAGCTCAGGAGGTTTGCAGGGCCAGGGGCGGggtcagagagagagtgggcACAGCTAGGAGCTGGGGAAAAGGGAGCTGGTGGGCAGGGAGGGAGGGCAGTAGTCAGGGATGAAGAGCTGAGGAAAACGCTGGCTGCAGTTCTACCTCCTAGCAGCCAGGGGGAGCCCCCTCTTCCAGAGAAGGAAGCAGAACAGCTCACAGGGATCCATGGTGGCCCCCACAGCTCAGCTGAGAGTCAGACTGTTGCTCCAGAGAGCTCTAGGGTAATCGAACTGCTGGAATCCCATCAGGCTGCAGTTCCACCTCCCAGCCCCACGGGGAAGCCAGTCAGGGAAGCCAGTCTAGTCCGCCCAGAGGGAGAGCAGGATGGCACCATCCAGAGGCTAGTGGAGGAGCTGCAGAGGGAGCTGTCCTTGATGAAGACTGAGAAGCAAAAGTTGAGGACAATGCTGGGGCAGGAAGGGGGAGAAAACAGCAGTGGATTCTTACAGCCCCACATCAAAGCACTGCAGCAAGAGGTAGAGACGTTGACaatcaacacacactcactctctcatccacactttctctctctctctctctctctctcacacacacacacacacacacacacacttttttcccCATGTTAGCCTGTGTTTTAACAAACACCCCACTGTCACTTCCATAATATAAACGTTTGACACTATCTTTGACAGGGTCTTGTGTTGCGATATCCTATAATAGTAATGTCcattttgtattgcgcttatattttgtaagttgccctggataagggcatctgctaataaataaataataatagtgattaCAATAATGACAGTGGCCATacctcttcctctccccccaGCTACAGGATCTGCGCTCACTGGTCTCCAGTCTGAGTGAGGACAAGTGCAGACTGGGAGCAGAGCTGCTGCAGTGGAGAGCCCAGGGAGACGCCATCGCTCCCTCCACTGCGGGGGGCGCTGTGGTGGTAGTGCGGGAGGACCGGCTGCTCCTCCCCTGCCGGGCGGGCCGGTTAGTGCAGTCCATTGCCGGGGATTGGCCATCGGAGCCTGGAGTACTGGCGAACGTCCCGGGCATCACCAGCACCACTGCAGCAGAGCAGCAGCAGGCGGGGCCTAGCTCTGGACACCCACACCCAGAGGACAGGACCCCAGGGTCGCTAAGGGTCACCTGGAGCAGCCCAATTAGCATTCAGGTCAGAACCCGATTGCGTCATCGCTGGAGATtccagagggagggagggagacagaggagGGGTTGTCacagtttttgtgttgtttgtgttccAGATCCAATCCGCTGCAGGCAAAGTCATCGAAGAGCCAGAGACCAAAGCAACGGACTGCAGAGCAACTGCGGACCAGACAGAAGCAATTGAAGACACCATCGAAGACAATCAGGCTGTGGACAACATGGCAAATGAGACCAAAGCAATCCATTCCAGAACACAGGGCGGTGTGGCAAGTGTGACTGAAGGCATCAGTCAAGATGGACAGGCCAAAGCAGTGGATAGCAGAGAGACCCAAGCCAAAGTACCGGATCACAGAAAGAGACAATCAGAGACTGGACTAAGCAACCAGACTGAAGCAATCAACCCTGAGCAGTTGCTGCTGCCAATACCGCCAAGCCAGACCAAAGCTGAAACCAATGACAATCGGACCAAAGCAACCGAGCAGCTGGCTACAACACAGATCCCGGCCAGCTCCAGTGATCACAGCTCACAGGCAGGAGCAATCAAAACCCAAACCTCAGAGAGTCAGATCAAAGTGGCGGACCTTGATGTTGTCCCACAACTAGCCAAAACAATTGAAATTGGAGATGTCAGCTCCCACATTGCAGTGAAGGAGAGCAAGGAAACGGGCTCTGAAACTGAGGGagaggctgcagggcctcagacaTTCGGGGAACAGGATGCCAATCAGCCTGACTCCCCCTGCAGGAGGAAGGACCACACTACAGCCAGAGAGCAGAAGGAAGAGCAGGAGACGACAGAGAGGGATGGGGGGGACCCAGACTTGAGCTCCCCCTGTGAGCCGGAGCCTAGAACTGCAGACACAGAAAGGGAGTGGTCTCCTGaggtccagcacagcagagaccTGAGAGTTGCACCTGCTCAGATAGAGACGGCGGAGGTGCAGGGCATAGACGCAGAGAGCAGCGTGGAGATGGGGGGTTTGAGAACCTCTCCAGACACCACCCAGAAAGAGACGACTGTGTCGATGGCCTGGGCAACCACAGCCACCCAAACAGTCACCCCCTGCGGGCGGGAGGTTGGTACTGCGAACGTCGCGACCCAGACGGACATGACTGCAGAAACGGAGCCGGACACGGAGCAGGACGCAGAAGCACAAGTGGAGGGAGCAGGAGGGGGGCAAAGCCAGCTGTTCGCGCAGGCCTTCCCCCTCCCCGCTGACCCGGCACAGATTGCCGAGCGGATCCGCAGGAACCGGGGACGGATGTCGGCCGCTTTCGACGATACGGAGTACGAACCGTACGGGCTGCCCGAGGTGGTCATGAAAGGTGAGAAGGGGGGAAAGGGGATTGAGAGGGAGGGATGAAGGATTGCAGAGAGGGGTTGGAGATTGGCATCTTTTGCCTTGAGGTGTCGCCTTTGCCTTTTGCcttcttccctctctctgtacTTTCCcgcccccctcttttctctccttccctctctccctctgctagGAAGGGAGATGACCCtccagggagagggagagagaaacccaatactccccctcctctctctctctctctctctctctctctcgttgctCGTAATCCTTCACTCCCAGTACATTTCCGAATTGGTCTGATTGAATTGTCTTGTGTGTTAGGCAATGCTACTCCAGCACCATCAATCAAGGGATCAATTTTTATTGCATAGAGTCAGAGGAGCACCCTCTCAGATCGCTTTCCAAAAAacgaataaaataaacaaataagatggatagacagacagacagagttcAGAGTGTGGCAGCAGGGCCCGTGCCGCAGCTGTGAAAAGCACAGATACACAAACGGAGAATAACAATGTGAGTTTGTGTTCATGTCTTTACactgtgtgcatgcgtgtgcatGTTAGTGTGTGCGTCTACTCTGTTTGTGTGCCGATATCAATTACTCTGCATGTCGGACCCACTAAGTGTTTGACACCCAGGGCCGTCAGGCAGGTCGATGCGAAACATGTTGGTTAGCAGTGCGGCTAACGGCACAGCTGCCCCCCGCAAGACTCCCACAATCAATACTGTACCAGTGCGCTGGGAGGTCCGATCGATGGATCCGGCTTTGTGAAAGAAGTCTTTGATGCATTTCTGTGTAATAATTCAAGGGGGGTGCaatgtttggtttgtttatgcAGCTGAGATAAACGTAGGGGCCCTAGTCCAATCGGCAGGGGGGTGCTGGTCAGTGGTTAAAACGGATCACACTTCCTGTGCCCCACCCATCGCAGGTGCCACGCGGTGCTGACTGCTCCACTGTTCTATACACTGCTTATTTgcctgtgtgtgtaggtgtatgtgtcagtgtttttttgtgtgtgtgtgtgtttgtttatttgcataGGTGGTTAATGGGaagattattataatgattggtCTATTGTCTAGGTATGGCATGAAAACAGCATGTTTGCCTCATCAGGTTGCAGCTGGAAGGAAAAACAATGAGAAACTCTCCCATCACTCATCTCCATTCATCCTAAACCTTCCTCTCCCTCGCAGGGACAATAACTGTAACAAGCTCAGCCATGCCAGACCGATTACAATGAACTGCAACATTAACCGCCCCCTCTCTGTGTCGCCTCCCCCTCCAGGTTTCGCAGACATCCCCAGCGGCCCTGCCTGCCCCTATGTCCTGAGGAGGGGGCTGTTGGGGACGGCCACGCTGCCCTCCCTCCAGCCCCCCTCTGCCCCGGCCAAGGACAGGGAGCCCCCACCCACTGATTGAACAGGTATTGAGGgagaagaggagagggaggcagagagagggagatgcgGGGAGCGGGATCACTCTACATACCAATACTGCCGAAGAAGGGAGGTTGAGACGTGAGATAGATGATAAAAAGCCTGCATCGAGAAaaatttttgcctttttttttttttcatgtttaatttccTAACATACCTCACTACATATAAAATCATAGCAGTGCactcctatttatttatttatttatttattttaggagGTTTCTTATCAATCTCCACACTGTACGACTCCAGTAGGAGGGACAGGGCCCTGTTCACACCGGCTGCTCCAGCTCCACTCCGACCTGAGCCACAACATGTGGGTCTAATGTGAATACACTGTGCAATGTTACTACTACTAACATCTACTaatactactgctactgctactactactactactattagtGTGCCGAGTGTAGGGGgtatgtgtgtatgagagatgactgtgtgtgtgtttacagccttgagaataaaaataaaaagtcactCAGCTTAATTCTCTGTATGAAGCCGTTCATCTCACTGACAGTCTgaaaaagggagaaggagagaaaggTTTTGAAGGATCCTTGGCCGCTACCATTTGCACTCTCATTAGTATCTGTGACCACACATCAGGACATGGGCACACGGCCATATGACGCTCTCATTCCCACagcctgtgtgcgtgtgcgtgtgcgtgtggtCCAGTGTTTAGACATTTAGaaagagtgtatatatatatgtttactgtgtgtgtcagcTATATAAGGAaatgggctgtgtgtgtgtgaatatatacacagagtgtgtgcctgtgtatgtgagtgtgtgtgcgcgttGCCTCTGGGCTTGTCGTCTGTGTGTAACCAGCTGTCCAGCTGTAATTTACTGCCCTGCCAGGGCTGGGCTCTGACTGCTGCTGGAAACAGGCTTCTCTCCAGCACCCAGCCCCCCCTCAGCCTCTGCTTTcagtctctttctgtctgtctgtgtctgtgtgtctctctctctcctctctgcgaGTGAGTGTGTGGCAGTGTCTTTCTGTCAATCTGATCAGGAAGATTTGGAAAACCTGAAAATGGACAATCGTTCATTTCTCAAACTCCCTGGTCCCAGGAAGCCAGGAGCTGTGTCTAGGGCCGCAGGCAGCACCTTGTACTCAGACTGCAATGCTGTTTATGTAGGctgtgtgctctctctctctcctttctatCCATTCTCCTTTGTTTTCCACACCTATTATGGTCTGGACTACTGCTATGCTGTTACACACGGACTGAGCCAGGCATGGATACACTCTGAGtcatccagtccagtcagtgactctacagcagtccagtccagtcttaGTCCAGTCAGGAACTCCCCAATCTCTGTTAATTGTGCTGAGAGCatgagtatttatgtatgtgtgtgtgtggtagtaTGTCTGTGTAGGGTTATACCAGGGTTACAGGTTTCCATTCAGTCACTGATTCACACCTGGAATAAACAGGCACCCCCCAGCACTGGAGACCAGAAACCCCCCACCCTGGGGCCGGTAATGTCGGTAAAAGTCAGTGTAATGAATTGCCAAAATCTGTATACGTTCCCGGCTCTCCACACTCTGAACACACGTAGGCCTGTTCCCAAACCGTGCTTCTGTTTAGCTTATTGGTTTCGTTTTCtggttgttttttctctccacaGCCCTGCGTTTCAGTCCGTCCTGTTCATCCTGTTCTGTTGGTACATGATGTTGTTTGTGCTCCAGTCTGGGGAGGGGGAGTGGGGGAGTTATGCAATGTATCCAAGctgtgaatgtttttattttattactcacTGGGCTCAGATCGGGGTTCATTTTTGTGTTTGAAGCTTTCCAGTCCAAGATGCAATAAAGACGTCTTTAAATCAATCTCTGTGGCTCTTAAATGTTCTCTGCCGCTCCCTGTGTGCATGTGAGCTCTCAgtgcccgtctctctctctctctccataagCTCttggtgcatctctctctctctctctccctcagctcTGTCTTGGCCTCCCTCTGTCCTTCTCTGTGCCTCTCTCTGCAAGGCCGAAGCTTTTTGCTCCTTCCAGTCTGCACCTCGATTACGTTACTGCCAGTGCCTCTCCTCTCTGTGTGCGTTGATTGTGTTACTCTCCTATCTGTGTGCGTTGATTGTGTTAGTGTTTTTGCGAAGGTGGAAGTGTGCAGTAATTCTTCTCAAGTGTTCAGTCAGGCACTTGAAAATTATTTCCTCCAGTTACAGTCAATCGAATTTAAGCTTTGCTCCTGGGCCATGCGCCGCTACTTCtctgctctcctctctctctcctgtcttcctctctctcttggaCAGCTCTGGTTCTCCTTGCTCCCGTCTGATTTCTCGCCGCTCCCCTCTCGTCTCCagtttcttctctcctccctccttctgTCTCTCATTTTTGTGTCTCTCTTTCATCTCTGGTCTTGTTTTTTCTCTGATCTGTAGATGTCCGTCAGTCTGTCCCACTGTCTGTCTCTCGTGCACATGCACACATCCATGGAGACTGTAACAGATTGTCTATCACACACATTGTCTAACactccttgtgtgtgtgtaattaacACATTACAGAATACAGATTATCTAACACTAatttacagtgccttgcaaaagtattcacccccttggcatttttcctgttCTGTTGCAtcacaacctgtaatttaaatggatttgtatttgtatttaatgtaatggaCATATACAAAATAGTGAACTGAAAAAaattacttgttttaaaaaattctaaaaaataaaaaacagaaaagtggtgtgtgcatatgtatttacccctttgctatgaagcctctaaataagatctggtgcaaccaattaccttcagaagtcacataattacttaaagtccacctgtgtgcaatctgagtatcacatgatctgtcacatgatctcagtatatatacacttattcttaaaggccccagagtctgcaacaccactgagcaaggggcaccagTAAGCAAGTAGCACCATGAAGACCTAG encodes:
- the LOC136764034 gene encoding centromere protein F, producing MSWALEDWTAGLPGREREKARELQARLDELLREKKQRQFQLETVEVALHKQRLQIEEERVVAAGLRRELQAAGEAENAGRRARERLSQELQVKDGQVCALEGQLSAAHKQVDSLQQELKRLQAKLQNSQGSGDSVLFSTPSWSPPGLSSPCRDRTESQGDSKDGFQRDRLREQETRGVHVKQLLFSSSDRSLKPVRGGDSSPFPWQQETTPVRRPPRQPEVSVRKGGSSHMTSGSSPSSVFPWEKEKSLPTPRGQQGGNPAPSQQSSSDVNDSESPAHSGVEEDLRKENAVLQCTVLELETWVQALEKEVQAEKSRATEAERALNAQGLSLTQCREELNRCSARAEQQHSQCQSAEQRLKQLAEELNCHRQNSDLARRQAEQRLRQTEKEHQQDLAEQQRLSAELERRHQQESSRLTQELQQARAQHLTLQAHTDKLGLQKQCVERELESVRERLRCTEKELKDSQRREEELQRHLMEVLREKDSVGASLEQSLRRGRSLEEEVNRLTQEVAAIQKLLDDLRALQASPPHVPEAPVRISQAGGGGCSLSPKLVKRRPRSQRSGGAGQRETPTQGREPAEGRDASETQEPEWGGTVTQEEETEEEEGERSQEGRVETEAALCKERETGRWKEGGKEQSEEEEGEGGEQAAREKRGEEVGKATDGELRKGGEEKRRKREREGEEEDQAGQLQRENEWLRGELREARRELELRLEDLEAQRRAEAEARSRLKQAGKRHGVQAEILRQRAQELQEKEARLEAALEAERGEAARLTQALASLETEAAQLKQLRQREEEEEAEAGKESRMQSVRELESGQGREAVVTKADLDARGKADRGGVVTSASHSDPPSGGCNADRLDPHNRREGGCHGTTNTNNNNNTNDEKKDRSDSHCESGVELEERGSELEESREEPDLSQPQPQPQPQPSLSQSEESISPTTASEPETLQDQVTHCPADKDKDMDREGLDRDEDTKLSDGRGEEDGGSLLEPELEQLRRRCDSLDSERRVQEGRAREAEERLQSLQSLLSAQTQQLTLAFDSQALNIEALLEDLQTRDSALHRLGEELQGCRAELSRLVAENEQLRRFAGPGAGSEREWAQLGAGEKGAGGQGGRAVVRDEELRKTLAAVLPPSSQGEPPLPEKEAEQLTGIHGGPHSSAESQTVAPESSRVIELLESHQAAVPPPSPTGKPVREASLVRPEGEQDGTIQRLVEELQRELSLMKTEKQKLRTMLGQEGGENSSGFLQPHIKALQQELQDLRSLVSSLSEDKCRLGAELLQWRAQGDAIAPSTAGGAVVVVREDRLLLPCRAGRLVQSIAGDWPSEPGVLANVPGITSTTAAEQQQAGPSSGHPHPEDRTPGSLRVTWSSPISIQIQSAAGKVIEEPETKATDCRATADQTEAIEDTIEDNQAVDNMANETKAIHSRTQGGVASVTEGISQDGQAKAVDSRETQAKVPDHRKRQSETGLSNQTEAINPEQLLLPIPPSQTKAETNDNRTKATEQLATTQIPASSSDHSSQAGAIKTQTSESQIKVADLDVVPQLAKTIEIGDVSSHIAVKESKETGSETEGEAAGPQTFGEQDANQPDSPCRRKDHTTAREQKEEQETTERDGGDPDLSSPCEPEPRTADTEREWSPEVQHSRDLRVAPAQIETAEVQGIDAESSVEMGGLRTSPDTTQKETTVSMAWATTATQTVTPCGREVGTANVATQTDMTAETEPDTEQDAEAQVEGAGGGQSQLFAQAFPLPADPAQIAERIRRNRGRMSAAFDDTEYEPYGLPEVVMKGFADIPSGPACPYVLRRGLLGTATLPSLQPPSAPAKDREPPPTD